AGTTGCTGAAATAAAAGGCTTTGTCGGAGCCGATTTCGGGCAGACTTGTTTTATCGGAACAAAATACGGGCAAACCTGCATTCATGGCTTCTATAACAGGTAAGCCAAAACCTTCGGCAAGAGACGGAAAAACAAATGCTTCGGCATTTTGATAGTACCAGGTTTTTTCGGCATCGCTGACGATACCTACAAAGTGAATTCTGTCGGAAACGCCACACTCTTCAGCTGTTTTAATTAATTGGTTTTTGTAAGAAGTTTTACCTCCGCCTGCAATTATCAGATTGTAGTCCGGCAAATATGCCATCATTTTTATAATGCTTTCATGATTTTTTTTAGGCATTAGGACTCCTATATTGAACAAAAACTTTTTGTCGCCAATATTTGTGTCTGGCTTTTGGCTTTCAGCTTGGCAAGGCAGACCGTTATAAATTACTTGCAAATCTTTTCCTTCAAGATTTAAGTTTTTAGTTGCAATGTCTTTTACATAGTTGGAAATGAAACACACTGTACTAGCTCGGTTTACCTTTTTTTGCAAAGTTCGTAAGTTCTTGTCTATCTTTTTTTGGTCGTTGCTTTCT
This portion of the Lentimicrobiaceae bacterium genome encodes:
- a CDS encoding glycosyltransferase family 1 protein; translation: MKKLIIDMTKLKDLNCGLGQVSLNFANELINQYDKIQEFSIYFLIKPKQKEVWNSSPIVKTIKTNWFRRFFSVFNRNDGIWHSIHQDSKFLPRKNSKYILTIHDLNFLESNDQKKIDKNLRTLQKKVNRASTVCFISNYVKDIATKNLNLEGKDLQVIYNGLPCQAESQKPDTNIGDKKFLFNIGVLMPKKNHESIIKMMAYLPDYNLIIAGGGKTSYKNQLIKTAEECGVSDRIHFVGIVSDAEKTWYYQNAEAFVFPSLAEGFGLPVIEAMNAGLPVFCSDKTSLPEIGSDKAFYFSNFDPEQMAKLVTTKLNDENVKSEEFKNNLISYSKNFSWQNNVDRYIDIYKNMIK